A genomic segment from Triticum dicoccoides isolate Atlit2015 ecotype Zavitan chromosome 1A, WEW_v2.0, whole genome shotgun sequence encodes:
- the LOC119360186 gene encoding actin-depolymerizing factor 7 has protein sequence MANAASGMAVDDECKLKFLELKAKRTHRFIIYKIDDKKKMVVVEKVGEPALNYEDFAASLPTNECRYAIFDYDFVTEENCQKSKIFFVAWSPDTARVRSKMIYASSKERFKRELDGIQVELQATDPTEVGFDVIQGRAN, from the exons ATG GCGAACGCTGCGTCAGGCATGGCTGTGGACGACGAATGCAAGCTCAAGTTCCTGGAGCTGAAGGCGAAGCGAACCCACCGCTTCATCATCTACAAGATAGACGATAAGAAGAAGATGGTTGTTGTGGAGAAAGTCGGCGAGCCTGCCCTGAACTATGAGGACTTCGCCGCCAGCCTCCCCACCAATGAATGCAGATACGCGATATTCGACTACGACTTTGTCACCGAGGAGAACTGCCAGAAGAGCAAGATATTCTTCGTCGCATG GTCTCCTGACACGGCACGCGTGAGGAGCAAGATGATCTACGCGAGCTCCAAGGAGAGGTTCAAGAGGGAGCTCGACGGCATCCAGGTGGAGCTGCAGGCGACAGACCCGACCGAGGTCGGCTTTGATGTGATCCAAGGCCGTGCCAACTGA
- the LOC119360197 gene encoding uncharacterized protein LOC119360197: MDGHSCDLGSVPAVASDGAGAPSAVAGGTDISPGKQSALDRASGQGENADCSVEAGMCAGFSKPVGLGLKKDLQKCATFPSSSSAAEAEPEDSCCDADDDAPKDAHTYQRSVSLPPTVKLIPAIKGSRQKNGIPLPAEDRHIKWAADVYDPPVSSVSHSVNNSYQRRPKPRKKDKTKQKEKRKARNKKKTNNAAQNPAVLQTPGLEDLGTSIGSEAQADPGKVETEMLDYGISSQEVKCGTSFLLESAAKMHFSTAEAS; encoded by the exons ATGGATGGCCATTCCTGTGATCTTGGGAGCGTGCCGGCAGTGGCATCTGATGGTGCGGGTGCCCCTTCTGCTGTCGCCGGCGGCACGGACATTTCTCCAGGGAAGCAGTCTGCCCTGGATAGAGCTTCGGGACAGGGGGAGAATGCAGATTGTTCAGTGGAGGCTGGAATGTGTGCAGGTTTCTCCAAGCCGGTTGGCTTGGGGTTGAAGAAGGACCTCCAGAAGTGCGCAACGTTTCCGTCATCGTCATCTGCCGCTGAGGCCGAACCGGAGGACTCATGCTGTGATGCCGATGATGACGCGCCGAAGGATGCGCACACTTACCAGCGCTCTGTGTCCTTGCCT CCAACTGTGAAGCTCATCCCTGCTATCaaaggaagccgccaaaagaatggGATTCCTTTACCAGCAGAGGATCGCCACATCAAATGGGCGGCCGACGTGTATGACCCCCCTGTTTCATCCGTTTCTCATTCTGTGAACAACAGTTACCAGCGGCGGCCAAAGCCTCGTAAGAAGGACAAGACCAAACAGAAAGAGAAGCGGAAGGCCAGGAACAAGAAAAAAACCAACAACGCTGCCCAGAATCCAGCTGTGCTCCAGACTCCTGG ACTGGAAGACCTTGGCACCTCCATTGGTAGCGAGGCCCAAGCCGATCCTGGCAAAGTTGAGACCGAGATGTTGGACTATGGCATCAGCAGCCAAGAGGTGAAATGCGGAACCAGCTTCCTGCTCGAGTCGGCTGCTAAAATGCATTTCTCCACCGCCGAGGCCTCCTGA